The genomic stretch AGAATTATTCAGATGGCTTTCTTCTCgtctttaaaaaatgccaatgATATTTTCCTCAGGAAATAAAGTATCACTGATTATTATATTGCAAAGCCAGTCTTAGGCAAATccgtgcgctctgattggttctttCTTGGTCGGCCATAGACGATTTTGTCAACCAACAGGAAAGTGCAAACACAAAAAAGAAGACGGCTACTGATAATAACACTCTTCTCCGTTACATGGAAGCTAATGGTATGAAAAACGAGCTTGAGCccattttcgattttttttttaacgcacGCAGGAAAAACGGAGAAGGCTGCGAGGCAGCAACAGTTTCCAGTCTTCAACCCAGTAAACAGCGATACTTAACATACTTAAGGACAATAAGTTCGAAAAATCCAGAAAAGTCCTTGCAGCGAAGCCAAATTCCCTTGTTCACGAGCACGGGAAAGGAAGCCTGGCAAACCGCAAGCTGCTCAGGCCGGCATCGACAAAGAGGATGCCCTTTTTGAAGCAGGAGAATTCGGCGACCTCAATCCAGTTGCGCTTCAAAGAACTATGTGATGGTTTTTATCCCTTAACACTTCGTTTTCCGAGCAAGAGGATATCAGTCAAGCGGTCCGTTACTGTCTTCCATCGCTCCAGTTTTTACAGGTGCAAACGTAGGATCCACGAGCTGGTGCACGTTCCAAATATTTCATGGTAATGAGAAAATTGTCCAGTTATCGATAGCGATGAGGACATTTACTTTGATGCTATATTTTTGTCAATTTCACCcagttttgaattaattttcacAGCTTCAAACTTAGACTTTCACTTGACACTGTCTTGGCCAATATTTTGTAATCAAGAAAGTACTGTTTGATCGACAAAAAACCCTTtctcgagttttacaatcaacaACTGCTTTTTTCAGATACCGGTACAAAGCGTTTTTGAAGTTTTGTTTAAGCTAATTTAAGACGATCGTTTGGTTTTTCGATCTCGTGGTAGCTTGCTTTTGTCTGATAAGTTGCTCGCATCATCAAAAATACGTCACAGCGGAAGCCCTTTAAGTGCAAGCTACTTTCAGACACCGAAtgccatataataaacaactTACTAACCGTGCTTGCTCGAGCCGTACTGGGGAATATTTGCCCTCGGTCGTGGCAGTACGGACCTCGCTGCGCTTGGTCCGCACTGCCCCGACCTGGGTTCAAAATTCCCGAGTACGGCCTTCGCGCTCGGTTAGTAAGCGGTTAATAGTTCACGAAACACAATTTATAACATCGGCCTCTTGTGACACTAATGATTTAACAATGCCAGGCTGTCATTTTTAAAGCAGGTGTAGGCGTGTAGCATGCTGGATGTTCACCAAAGCCATTGTAATTTGCAATGACGTTGTATTTTGGGTAAATCtgcttattttaaaatttccaaattGAATTGAACGAGTCAGTAAACAAACCTTAAAACTGACACATTTTTCGTTGCATTTCAGTTTACATCTCTTGAGGGaaattttattaatttgtttacGCTTAAAAAGTACTAACTAAAGATTTAACGATTACTTTTATTTTCAACGGAAAATACCTATTTTAAGTGAATGGCAAAAAACCTGGTGTATGGGTGTTGTACCTCATCTCTGAGGTATGAATGTTATACCTCAGATCTGAGGTATGGATTTTATACCTTAGATCTGAGGTATGGATGTTATACTTCACCTCTGATGTATGGATGTTATACCTCAGATCCGAATTATGAATGTTTTATCTCAATGACGTATAGCAACTATTTATAAACTGCGGTTCTGAAGTGTCGGTGTTATAATTTAAAAATGAATCCGTGGTGAACTTGTAATTGGAGACGGGCTCAATGAAATCACAACTAAGGCAGCGGAAAGTAGATTCTTAAGTTGAGAATGTTAAAGTCATGCAGTTTATTCTTTGGGTTTTCGATGCATTTTATTCGTTAAATTGTTTTAATACTGAGTTTTAGAGTGTGTTCTAGTGAAATTACAATGCGTAATCATGGTGGTTTGTTTGAACAAATTGACCCAGTCCAATTTACGCTGGAACTGACGCCAAACTATTTAATTTCTTACCTCGAAAATACCGGCTCCCGATCCCCTAGATATGTATCCATGCCCCATCCGAATGAGAGCTCAGTCCTTCCAAAATGTTTCGAGAAAAGCGATCCTGAAGTTGCAAGACCAGCTTTCTCAACATGACCGGTGCAAAAAACTCAACCAAAGGCGTTTGAGGTATGCGCGtcgattcaaatccaccaatcagcgtATCACGACCAAACAAACATCCCTGTGCGGGGTAGGGTTGTGGTTTTGAACTGCCAACGGTCGTGATACGCTGACGCTGACACAGACGTTTAATAGCATTGAAATGCAACGGCACACTTGGatgttgcctttttttaaaacgaCAGTTACTATAACGGACGCGAAATACGTCAATATACGGGTAGTACAAACGTAAAATCCTCCTACCTTTTCCGATCCTAACAGATACCTGTGCAGTTGTTAAACGCCTTCCAAATGACCATAGATCGAGGAGGTTTCCCGTCTCGGTGAGCACATAACAAAAGAGAAATTGGTTCCAACGGAAATATTCCAGAGCGCGCAAACCTGGACAACATTGCAAACGAGCATACCAATGAAATCAGTTCTGAGTTCACTCCGCTAAGAGACCAGAGTGCATTATTTATTGGAGAGAGTTTTGTATTCAATCGTCTCAATATTTGATGGCATTTATGTGCATTAGCGAATGTTCTTAATTCGATATACATGCACGGCAACCTGACAAAGAAACACAACCATTTTGCTTACCTTTTGGCCGCCTTAACATCAGGTTTAAAGTAGAACGTAGACCAGTAGCTGATATGTAGACAGGTATATTAAAACACGAACACACAAAGGTGTTTTCTATAAAGGACAGCGAAACGACTAAAAACAAAGCGGTGAGCGGTGCTTGACTCAACTGTCTCATTTTCTCACTACGTGTATCTTTTACAAGGTATTCACAGCAGGACGTTTTGCTTACACACCCAAACAAATTTCCGTTTTCACAGGCAAAAGGTGTCATTTCCACAGCTctcgtggggtgattttcaagcGCTTTTACTTGCTTCGCCCGCTCTAATATCCATATAAAAAATTACAGTGCGATTGCCAGGAgaaaaaatatacctttttaTCCAGCCAGAACCGGcataaatttttcatattttcagctaGCGCGGCGCTCATTCAGATTTCCCAGCCAGCTAATTagccaatgtttttttttgcagctaACTCAAATTCTGCCTGAAGAGCGGGTATTTTGTCGAGCAGCTCCGTCGGGTACTCCTGCTGAGAtcagctggatactcagaagcttgtaacattcactatCCCATTTATCTAtgatcatatttcgcatctaatacgatagaggcgtcaattttagcgccatcatgtcatcattctagggcgagaaatttaaaattaaaagcgCGGCATTCAACAAATGTACGGCTCAGGTTTtggctaaaattattcagtgccgtcaaagaaaaaaacatattattaaaGTCTGCGTATTAAGTCCATCACattgctaacacagacaaaagcgcttaaatatctcctacaaaatgaacggctgagtttgttttttctacgggtcaaactgctactatatatcctagaagcgctcaggcataataatatgccaggacttcaacctggatgaaccagaaaggatatagaaaaactacttattttttttctttttacggctacgggttgaaatgctaaacgttttatatatcctagaagcgctcaggaataataatatgccaggacttctacctggatgaaccagaaaggatatagaacaactgcctaattttttttactgctacgggttgaaatgctaaacgtgttatatatcctagaagcgctcaggcataataatatgccaggacttcaacctggatgaaccagaaaggatatagaacaactgcctaattttttttttacggctacgggttgaaatgctaaacgtgttatatatcctagaagcgctcaggcataataataatatgccaggacttctacctggatgaaccagaaaggatatagaacaactgcctaatttttttttacggctacgggttgaaatgctaaacgtgctatatatcctagaagcgctcaggcataataattaCATGctaggacttctacctggatgaaccagaaaggatatagaacaactacctaattgttttttacggctacgggttgaaatactaaacgtgttacatatgctagaagcgctcaggcataataataacatgccaggacttctacctggatgaaccagaaaggatatagaacaactgcctaattgttTTTActgctacgggttgaaatgccaAACGTGAtatatatatcctagaagcgctcaggcataataatacgccaggacttctacctggatgaaccagaaaggatatagaacaactgcctttttttttctccgcgtcaaagttctaaacgtgttattcttagaagcgctcaggctttgtaatatgccaggtttccagtagcctgcgtagctggcggtattgtgtagtagtcgagtgagatttggcggcggagccgttgcaatatagtcgagtgagatttgacggcggggccgtcacgagcggcgaagccgcgagaaataccgcctgccagagaaccatgatttttcgaatgccgcccacttttgtcacgttagctgatcccaattagggaaataagcgttgacaggctaaacacgactcctacgctcgtgacaatgtgaaacgtgaccttgtgagtttgcttgaacagaggtttttttattttctcggctctcgctcgagggttactagcactacacagtgcatgtatcattctaaactttgactgagtaaatctttttttgcaacactaggcttaacattaaaaggtcatgaagctggtttgtttatacatgcatactgagtaaccatttccggtggtttattcttctgtaggtgttcctgataggatttgatctcagatgcagttgtaaagtgttttaattttctttgacctttgtttcttacggctagattaagacaattccagcgctgtgaagtttaaagacgccatttcggcaatttggtcatcaattatgctctttctaaagcggaaatcacaatcactttacatgtacgtcttctccagtttgccatctgctccctaaattgggaaatatacgcgaaggcttatctaacatgattgacatatgtatggccctcgaccaatccgtttccccgcacactggtgtgcggaccattcaaaataccggggttttctggcaggcggtatttcaaccgcctcgtccgtACTCccttttttggaacacggctccgccgtcaaaactttctcgcacccacacaataccgccagctacgcaggctaggtttCCAGCGaactgattttagctgattttgcggtgcgcaagaatggataatttacccgacttgtaaacaCATATTTCCTTCAGCGGATTGTGTCTCATTcaggagaatgtcatgtctgcgttgttttgtttttactgaaGTTTAATTAAGCGAAaatagggagatcgcaatttatactcttacgaactataaattagggctgacctggaagacacgttgaattgtgccgccatccttcaaaatataatctggctgcgtttagggagactatttcctcttccatccagatttgcttggtatatgtgtttgcgagaatcttcagacaaagaattgggtatacactgattcgaatggcttggcgatactaagtgcttaagtctacttaccgtttacaacatgttttggaagtattgagaagcgcgccaaacgAGGTTGTCACAGCGTTCTCGAGCGAACACagcgcgacctggattgataaaattaccattatatacatgcagctatcatgccagtgatttctcctttcgtcgcatagtaaatagtttgtgagcacatcctcgactctcgaaaTATTGGTCTTGCGCCGCTatagaagttgcttctcccgcgaaccataggtagatttcccgcttaacataatgtttgataatttatgcaaacgttgacctcgtgaaagtcagcagtgcactaatcgactcaaaaataaacagacttcctacagggttttgaacacggttttaattaaagtactttacgagcgctgcggtagttgaccgcaaaagtgttacagtgatggatactcaactggatgattacgtcacttcatagcaaccagacggtacgaattttataacttccggagcgctgaggctcgtaATGTGGTCCATCCGACGTCATCCGGTTGAATCCTTTTATGGCAGCCTGGTGTTATTATGCggtaccaagagccataatgacCTTAGTACTACTATACCTAACATAATCATGACTGTTAAAATGTTTCTTATGATAAGAGCGGGTAGGGAAGGCATAGACCTTaacttgaaatgaaaatgaagagcCATTAGAATTTCAAATGTGACACAGTTTTACTCGGAAGAAATCGTTTAAAAGCCATTGATTACACTTTGTTGGCCACACTTTGCCTCACGTTGgcttttgaataagcttagTTCAAAGGCTTTATTGTGTATCATCATATGCGGAAATTTGCCAGAATTTGCTCCCACGGTATTGTTCAATTACTTGATGTTTGGGCAGAGCGGTGGGCAAACCATCTTCAGGATGAGACGAAATTACTGTTGAGGACGTTAACGACTTTGCTGTGAATCTTTTTGTCTAGAATGGTAACTACTAAATATAAATTAAGGAAATTTTGAGAGCGGATTCCCTCTTGAAGTTCTCAAAATGCCTACTTTTGATTAGCCATCTTCACAAATTAAGAAAACGGACTTCATTGTAAAATGTTAAAGCGGAAAGACGTAGAAAACCAATTTGATCATATCAGAGGCAACATCAGTTCAATATTGTTTTTCTACTACTATACATCAATATCAGAAGTTCAAATCGTGCCAATCTCtaaaaaagaaaccaacaaAGCTAAATAACAAATCATTACTTGAAAAAAGCCCACCACGAATCGTGAACTTTTCATTATAATTTTACAAACGTACGTGCATGGTATACATATTTTATTGCTTGCATAGCAGACAGCTGTACACACATGTGAGTACACACTAACGTCGCTTCCTATTTTCGCAGAAGTGTCTCAATACTGAAACATATGCATAAGcacaatttttccaaattagtTAATTTTCCGCTTTGTTTAATCCTATACGGATGAACGGCGTTAGGCGCCTAATATTTTGGTGCTTTAATAGAATCACCtgaaatatgtatttttttttctatcctaAGGAACGTTTGACCAAGTTATGTCGAGTGACAGTTCAAGAAGCTTAGAGAACAATGTCTCCTGCTTTCGCTTTCCTGTATTTCAAACGGACAACATCCCCGAGCTTATCGTTGTTTTTAACAGTACAGTAAATTTCCCACTGTCAGTGTTAACAATTGTAGGCAACACCTTGGTTTTGGTAGCCGTATGGAGAACACCTTCTCTTCGTTCGCCCTCCGTCATATTACTTTGTGGTCTCGCAACGACAGACCTTGCTGTGGGCCTCTTGGTTCAACCGTTGTTTTTGTCTATGGAACTCACCCTCCTCTCGAATTCGTCAGCTTATAACTGTGTGTTAGGAAAGGCATTCATCACTGTTTCCTATACCGTCTGCGGAGTTTCCCTGGCGACTCTTACAACTATCTCTATAGACAGACTACTAGCGCTAAAATATCATATGAGGTACAGCAGTATCATGACCATACAGCGAGCATTTTGTGTCATCGCAGTGAACTGGTTGACAAGTGGTTTTCTGGCAAGTCTTATACTATGGACTTCAAAgatattgtttctttttgtcatgGCCTTAGTCGtggccatttttctttgcttttcaacATCTGCGCACATAAATATTTACTGTATAATCCGTCGCCAGAAACGACAAATTCTCGCACAAACAAGAGCAGTTCAAGATAATTCGCGCATAAATATAACGCGTTTCAAGAGAACAGCATTCAATACATTCTTGGTCCActactttcttcttctttgctaCATCCCCCTATTCGTAACCTTGCTGTTGCAGGGAAACGAAGAGAGAATACCTTCAGAATCTTGGAAAGAGTATGGCAGTGGCATAGCATGGAAATTGTCAAGCACGGTGGTCTTCATGAATTCTGCGTTGAATCCTTTTATCTACTGTTGGCGTCTTCGAGAGATTCGCACCGCCGTGAAAAAGTCTCTTTTCTGCAGAAAATGACTCTAAAGTGGAACTGTCATCCTAATCAGTATAAATTTATTTTAGATagctaattttaaaaaaattgtcagtaCGTAAAAATGAACATAGGAGAATATTAATGCTTATAGTAAGCTTGAATTTTAGTGTTGACAGAAGGTCTTAATTAAACactgcaaatttaaaaaaagaagcctcgaaatatttatgaaaatattcaaTATGAAGTCGTGACACGACAAACAATTCATACATAATATTCTCTAAACGAAAGGCTTCTTTCTGTGTAAATGATAAAGTTTGTTGTTACATTCTTTTATATATCTAATATATATCAACCTTTCTAGCTATAAAATTGATGTATCAAAATAACTCCTCGTATCATATTAATATACTAAGCTGTCAGAGTTAAAGCGGAAATAAAGGTGCTACAGAAGAACTATAAAAAAACAGAACTATAAAAAACCGTAATAGTACGATTTAGCGGCAGGGGCACTTTCTTTATTTACGGGTTCAGGAGAGGCGCAAATTAGCAAATGGTTCTTTTTCGTAGTGAACAGCACTCATTATctagaaacgaaaaaaaaaaaaaggcggaaGAAGAAGCATGACAGGACGCACAGGGCCTCGACTGTAAGTACCGCAAAGGAATGCTGGTGCATTGTACCTAAGTCGCGCTGGCTTTTCTTCCCCCAGAGACCAGTGAGGCGTCTTAATCTATTATTGGCTGCGGTCACATCTACGACGTAACTAAAGTTTAGCTTTAGTTAGTGTCAAGTTACGTGATGTCATACCTAACTGTAGTTAGTGCTTTCGGTCCACATTGCGGTCACACCACGCAGTTAACAACAGCTAATTCTATTAAGCATAATAAACTTGGAACAGGAGAAGTACTTTCTCACTGACAGTTTTAAGAAACTTGTGATCGCCTAGCGCTTCAAAAAATGGCCACAGCCGTCTCTGTTGAGTCTCGCGCCCAAACTCACAGCTGAACTCAAGCTTCGTGTCCATTGAAAATTAACTCAGGGTTGGGGCCTACGCCGGTTCAGAGTAGAAGAGTATTTTTGTTAGGATTGAAAAGGTCTGGCTTTCCGCGCAAAATACATAAGCACAGGAGCTTATGCGTGCGTGCACAAGAGGACACGCGGAACATGTTGCGATCTGGCACCTTTTCCCATAGCTTAAACATTCTTTACGTTTGTGTGTTCTCATTCtctatagatttagccaagtcTTCTCacgtaaaaatattaaaatgtcaAATTACAAGGATGTTTCTTTCGTGAAGTTAATAACTGTATAGGAACTTAATGTGCTATTCAGCTCTAGAGAATTTGTTATGTCTGGAAGCTCAAAGTTCACGGAAATCGTCGAGGCTAAGCAAATGAATCATTGAAAAAGGCACCGTTCTTCAAGGGTTTTAGAAATAAATCGCGCTTTACAAAGCGAAGAAAACTTTATCGAATGTTACCGATCGGCGAAAAAGCGAATCAAATCTATGGAGTCATATAGTGGTTTAAGGTATTACTGAGCACAAGTTGGCGTCATGTCATAATAAAGACGCAGCGATATAAATTTCTTAAATTCTTTACGGGCGAACGCGTGTTTTCGCCGAGAAACTTAATAAAACTCTAAATTCTTACCTTAGAGTAGTCGGTTTCTTTTACCTTCCCTTTGCTAACAATGAGAAAAATCCAGCATCCTTTCTTGATATTAGGCCGCATATATTATTGTAAAAATCCTAACTTCTCCATAATAAATTTACCGGGAAAATGAATAAAGTGTCAGTATTAAAGGGGGCTCTCAACTGACCCGTACTTTATCGTGAGTAGAAAGTTAAAAGCATACGTCTTGTTAGCATCAAGAATCACGAGCTGAAATATGCTCCTCTTTCAAGATGAAATTAAAAGTGGGAAAATAAGCTTTATCGATTTAGAAATAGTTATATATTCTTACCCTTTTATCATTTGAATGTCATGAACCAAAATTAAAAGAGCAAGAAAACGTCAAAGGTGTGACAAAACATGTATGTgtcaattattggatgaggtttttgtgattctggaataatcaaggtcgaggtaagtgttatcagcctcggccttcggctcggctgataacacttaccgaaacctcgattatttaggatataaaaaaaatcgaatctaatgattgttttattatacattgttttgaagaaaacaacGACAATGTATTGCGCAATCtagagcgcttaccatttgtacggaaatttcggtgaaaaatagctaaaaacttCCGTCAAATGGTACTGATATGTTTTTAGCACTGAAAACAGGAACAGGATTGagttgtaccatttacaaaataccggtaaatttttcgctttctctgGACGTGAAGCCTGGCACTAGTAGTCtaaaacaggagcccataacccggagcgtgcaactgccataaattcgtgcaacggcgtttttacaagtgagtt from Porites lutea chromosome 1, jaPorLute2.1, whole genome shotgun sequence encodes the following:
- the LOC140937970 gene encoding melanocyte-stimulating hormone receptor-like is translated as MSSDSSRSLENNVSCFRFPVFQTDNIPELIVVFNSTVNFPLSVLTIVGNTLVLVAVWRTPSLRSPSVILLCGLATTDLAVGLLVQPLFLSMELTLLSNSSAYNCVLGKAFITVSYTVCGVSLATLTTISIDRLLALKYHMRYSSIMTIQRAFCVIAVNWLTSGFLASLILWTSKILFLFVMALVVAIFLCFSTSAHINIYCIIRRQKRQILAQTRAVQDNSRINITRFKRTAFNTFLVHYFLLLCYIPLFVTLLLQGNEERIPSESWKEYGSGIAWKLSSTVVFMNSALNPFIYCWRLREIRTAVKKSLFCRK